The stretch of DNA ATTGAATTTATGTTATAAAAAGTGTTGTCATGGACAATATGCTACACCGATGCTTACGGTCTAATCTATGGGCTTTGGCATAATTAAAGAATGCTGACTGACCGCAAACGGTTATGATGTcatacactgttagaaaaaatggtcaaaatatgccCCCCAAAATGTTACTGGGGCAGTAcatttaaaaaggtcttaatatgcatcattaggtacaaatatgtatacatttggcaccaatatgtacttttgagatttttaaatatgtatttttgaggtattAATATAAGCTCTCTGTGGGTCTAATACACTGTagctctttaggtgcaaagctatACTTGTTAATAGGGTACAGCCtaagtgacagctggggtacatatttttttCCAGAAGTGTTTATTTTGGCGTGTGTGTCATCTAGCAGGTgggaataaaatgaaaatgtgaaACACCTTTTGTTGATTTACTTACTGTCTACCATAAGATcccttgaatgagcattgcatTTGTAACCATATATAAGATATGCACACTGATGTGTGACCAGCCGTACCACAAACCAAAccctattaaataaaaaaaatccctaAAAACTGATCTTAGGTCATTCATTCTCTGACCATCTAGTAATTGAATACACATGACGAGAATAAGTCTGAGGGATTTACAGACATTATTAAAGACTATTATGTGGATGTGCAACACACTAAATCACTTGTGAATAACTGAACCATGGCTATTTTAGACTTgaagtcataataaataaattattttagtataTCATATACACAGTATATCTATATAttgtactgtgcaaaagtcttaggccaccatgccagaattagatttgttgtaatgttatagtgatcatatataattgtttctaaGTCCCTTTAATAGaaaacatccagaaaatacaggaaatgcactgtaaaaaaatctgtagaaattacaatggtattacagctgggttgccggtaaattaccgtagatataaatttatgttatttactggcaatagtttgttcaaagttaaatacattttaaatattaacaagtctttatcttacagaataaaaccatacaataacagcctcatgcaaagaaTTCTGGGAACCATAACCAtaaacttttttctgttttttgcttcagattttgtttcccagaatgttttgcttgatgctgttcttctagttttattctgtaaagacaaagacttgtaaatgtttaatgtttatttaactttgaacaaaatgttgccagtaaataacataaatttaaaactacggtaaattactggcaacccagctgcaaatttctacggaattttttttaaagtgtgtgtatgtagtattaaaaactgtataaaaatgtaaacagatTTCAAGTTTTTAGAGTAAACTCCcattccacttgagcaataacACTGAAAAACAATTCTGTAGAagttacagtattactggcaactagcgcctcccagtaacttactgtagattttacatttatgttatttactggcaacagtttgttcaaagttaaatcgacatgaaacattttcagtcttcaTCTTCTACAGGCAGTTActgctgcataattacagctaattttttacagtgtagcaggaaactgcagaaTCTCTAAATCCTAAATTCAttcttcattctgctcaaaaacgctcaagatgtgtttagtgccaagagaggtcacactaaacacagacaatgcctaaagaagacatttagtcctgaaaatgtattttttttgttcatatttcctgtattttcttaataaaatagattaaaaaataaatatggatggacattaaacttctaaaaaaataaatctggttgtggtggcctaagacttttgcacagtactgtgtatgtgtgtgtgttgtctgTGATTCGAACCCATGATGATCAGGGTGTTCTTTGGCTTTACTGTCTACCAATTATGCTACAGGaaactaacacaaaaaaatCGAATAGTTTTGAGGCTTTAGAATAAACTCCTTTGATTCTGAATGGCTTTAGTGAAGTCAAGTCAACAAATAATGAATGCAGTGGTCATGTCACTTATCACTGCAAATGCTTTCTGCATTACTCACCTCTGACATGAATGCCTTAACAGCGTAAAGTAAAACCACAAATTGCTGAACTGTCATAGCATTCCCACAATAGATGGACAGACTATAAACTTCCatattacatatattttttaatggcTTTAAGTAAAAAACCTGCTCCCAGCTCTGGCTCTTAGATTAATGCAGTCATGAGTCCCACAGATTAATACAGAGATGAACGTTACAAAGTGACTTTCTGGTTTTATGAGGAATTACTTAGTAATTTTAATTCACTTGAGAGGACTCAAAAtatcatttataatttaaatCATGGTGATACcttttcaaaaaggtacacttttgtacctaaaatgtgcatattggtacctcaaaggtagaCATTGGTACgttagaggtacatactggtacctcaaagtataacatatttgtaccaaaacTTGTAAAAATCTTTTCTTaaagtgtacatttaacacAAACAGCATTAATTCTTATTGCTTAACTCGTGATCCAGTAATCATTCAAGCCCACAGGATGGCAGGAACACTGGTTGTTTGGTAACCATGTCACAGCTCACATCCATTTGCAATGATTTAAAACCATCAGGGAACATTAGCCACTGGTCTAAACAACAGAAAGATTTGATGTATTTCATTATGACTATTATAAGTCACGCTTGAGCCGGTTTGCTTTGTCTACAGTAACAGACCTCAGTAGTCCTCTGGGTGCTATTGCCACAAAACTGTATTATGTAATCTGATCTTTTTTTGAGTAATTTttctgtacttttcaaaatataaaaacggCTTTGTTCGCTTTTCCAGTAAAACTTGATAAATGGTGTAATATTATTCAGATCATGGGCACAGCACAATTATACAGTGAACCGTTATTTCACATAACAGCTGTTACTTTATTGTACTGGAACACTGAATGGACCAATCAACATCCAAATCCCGAACTAGCCATTACAAATCTTTATACAGAAAGATTGAGGAATTAAGAAAATGAAGTAATTTGTCAAACAATAGCTATAATATCCTTGGTATCACACTGTCAAGTTTCAAAACACAATAGTGAAGAAGGTAGAGAGATTCATGTAGATGAAATATCTTCTAAACAAACTTTTGGGCTTCTAGCCTGTAGAAAGTCTTTCTTGTGCTGGACTACAAGCATTTCATTTCTTTTATCAATAACTAACTTGGACTGTTGGGGTAAAGGAAAAAGTTAAAGGGACCGAAATACTGAAAGAAACGCTCCTTGTCACCTGGCCAAAACTCTAATGTAGATCACATGTTTATGCAGCTGGTTCTGTCATAACACCGCCAACTCAACAAACTCTCAACCTCCCGTGCACCACTAAATACAGACGAGGACAAACATTCCTGACAGTAGCGCAAAGCCTCTAATGTTTCTGGCTTGTCAGGGTCATTAATACAGGGCCACTTTCAAACAGGTCTACAGTTCAGATAGATTTTCAAACTCATGGGAGTGTGATAATGGCTTAGAGATAAAAACCTGAAAACCACATAAGTATTACTTAGCAGTTATAATGGCATTTCGTGTTGGTGTGTAATGTGATATGTGAACGTTTTCGCTTCGCTTTTGCCTTTACGGACCGGAATGCACTAATACATAGGCCAGATGTACAGAAGCCTTTCCTTTGTGCTATGCTTTAAGTGCAAAACTTATAATAACCTGAGTGTCAGGTTATACAATAGACAATTTCGGTCCCAgatgctgattggtcaataCGGCTAAATACATAACAGCTTTGACACAAAATACCAGTTTACCAAACTGCCGCTTATCATATTCAATTTGCAGCATTCCCAGCGGGCATATGACcgaccttcaacgttgaaatcTGGTTGAAATTAGGTCAGgtgtttgttcaacgttgaaacaatgttgaaacaacgttgaaacaacggtgaatggtaaacggttgaaaaaggttaataaaatgcttaaaaatcaacgttgaaatttggttgaaataatgtcagttgtttgttcaacgttgattcaacgttgaaacaacgttgaaacaacagtgAAGTAAATGGTTGCAGAGagacaataaaataatgttttataatatgtgaatcattcagaaaaaaaatgtaaaaactcattttataaaattgatgaaattatacaaaaatgtaacaaataatTGAATATACAGGTAGCGaggtaatctcgcgagattacacGAGACAGGGGACAAGTACACTTAAAAATGTAGGTTCAAAAAGCTACACtgtgtttttatcatttatagcaactcctcactagtcaagaaagttgaaattaattgatatttaaaattgaataaataaactttttttactgtgtattaaagggacactccacgtttttgaaaatatgctcattttccagctccctagaGTTtactgggtctggcgctagcacttttagcatagcttagcacaatccaatgaatctgattagtccattagcatcgcacaaaaaaaaaaaaataataagttcCGATATTtttctcattctggtgtaataatcaaagactttgctgatgtaacatggctgcagcaggcgtattgatattacgcactgcccaaaaatagtccccatgGTTACTTTCAAAGGCAGGGGACTATCAATAATATCaatacgcctgctgcagccatgttacagcagcaaagtccttgattattacgccagaatgagagtatagttcctagccatatctgcctagaaaatcacaactttaattttccgtcggtcttagtacacgatgtaactacagaagagtcaagttttaaataatcgaaaatatcaaaactcttttttttttatctactATTTTTGAGCGCGAGGCTAATGGTCTATTCAGATTCAattgattgtgctaagctatgctaaagtgCTAGTGCCAGACCTGGAGATAGGGTGgtcattcgtgccagttccgccggacatggagatcagctgaatggattccaaaatggtaaaaatcgaatgtttaactctaggggagtgTCCGTTTAACTTTAGATGAAATGGACTACATCATCTGGTGAAAGAATTACtggataataaaatatttacacCATAGGTTATAATCAGTGGCAGCCGATGACTtttcttccgaggggcgcaaattcaaaatgtgttgggagtgtcgtgtgtggcttgtcatgtcaaaatacgtgcctgatacacatgcgtcaaaagggtttatgataaaagagatgctcacgttcacaaaatactcacaagacacTAACATAACACTAAAATTAAGCGAGAATCTGGCTAAATTTGATCATAAACCCCTGCCCTTGCATCATGCGCCCTcgaaaagaagtcaccggccaccactggtGGTAATACGTCTATCCGGTAATGCAACCAGCGGTATCGTCAGATTGTAGTTGATCACATATATTATATCTTGAGCTTAAAAAATgttgagttgttttaacccacaCTGCCagaaaagcagaaaaaaatctTTTGGGGTACTATATTATACCCTAaagacctattgtgtaccttaaggcagtggttctcaaacttttacAGCATGCGGTCTCCACTTGTGTACGGTGTATCCCTTCGTGccccaccaaaaaagttttaaGACATAAAACAATCCAAAACTTAAGATTTGAACAAAATTTGAGCAAAACATATTCAATTATACAATgcagtgctgttggttagtagccttatcttttttaattacacaaaacttatgataaattaatttattttatataaagctttaaaaaaaccATCTCAGGGttcccccagtttgagaaccactgccttgAGGAACATTTTTGTACCAGtaaaattttaggggtacaaaacagttagtTGTATTGTTATAAGGTACACAACAGGTCCTTAAGATACCCAATAAGGTACATCACAGGTTCTGTATACCTataaagggtaccaccccagcaacAGTTTGgtagttttgtaccttttttctgacagtgcatagttgggtcaaatatggataaacccatggttgggtaacaacAAGCCATCATAGGAGGCGCATAGGGGCTTttttataacccaacagttgggtttatCCATATGTGACCCAACTATGGATTTTAACAACCTAGAATTTTTTTCGTTTAGGCTCACAAAAAAAACTGAtggtagtttaaaaaaaatcaatcttTTTTATAAGCACTGTAATTAATCAAGTGTATGTGTAACTGAGAACAGACATTTGGATTCTTTATTGCGCCATGGTCTTCTGCATTTATGCATCGAGCAGATGGCGAGTGCGTTTGCATCTGAGTCAGAGATCACATAACGACCTGATAATGAGAAATCAAAAGCTGTCGATCAAATCTCTCACAGAAATACTCTTTAATTTTCAATACAGGACAAAAATCAGCAAATGAATGCGCATGCCTTTTCTATTTTCTCTACATAATGCTTAGTACATAAATGATTCTAttgatacaaaatataaaaatatgtagtaCATCATTTACAGATAATTTACATTACATCCTTAACTTAGTGAATTTCTTCATTCGATTGCGTATATACATCTTATTACTGACTAGAATTGCGTATTCAGCCCGAAAAggaaaaaatatgaataatCGGAACCATACAAAATAAAGAAGTCACTGTGCCTGAATGGATTACATAAACAATTGCACGTAAGCTGTAACAAATGCTGCGGTGTGAAATAAAACGTAACATCCAGAATATTTGGGAAATATCACATGCATATGCAAATCTGAGGTGCGAACAAATTAAATTACTGCGTATTATTCACTGATGGCCTCACGACACTGAAAAGCCTCTTTAACATTTGCTATAAGGACGGATTAAATCTTGTTGTGCAAGACCGTGTAGGACGCAGTAGGCGAGGGGTTCAGGAGATAATGCAGTTCTTGCTTTTCCTACGTTTGCGGGTGTGCAACTGTCCGCGGCTCTCAAACTGACCGGACGCGCCCAGACCTGAGGAGTTATATTTGCGTAACAGGTCCTCGCTGGTCATGTACCTCAGCTGGACGGGTCTAGGAATAGGCTCACCCAGAAAATACCCCTCATCTTCTGACTCTGAAGACGAGGAACAGGTCGAGCACCAGTCGTCATCGTAATCGTATTGGTCCCACGAATACGGGCCCTGGTGCCGGTGTACGGCGGGGTTTTGAAGCGTGAGGTCGGAGGTCGTCCGAGGGCAAGGTCTAAACGGTTGCTGCCTCAGTCTGCTAGCACTACCGCTGCTCTGAAGGCCCCGGTACCCACGAGGAGGAGGAAACTGGTCGTAATCTTCATGTAGGTGAAGTTGAGATCGTCTGGGGGGTGGGCAGCGCTCCGCAGCGAGGTTAAGTGCGTTTTCCGAACGTGAGCGGCGGGAGCGGCGAGATCGATGGTGGTGGTGACGCCGCCGTGGCTCTTCCTGGTTGATGGTTCGACGGCGAGTTCGGTCGCTCATGGGCGGCAGACGGGCGTTGTTGGCGCTATTGACCAAACTTATGCGATCCTCCTCCTGATAGGTGAATCCAGAGGGCAAAGCATTAATTCCAAGACGTTCATGGGAGTATTGCCTGGGGAATTTCACCTGCACTGGAACTTCGAGCTCCAGGTAGGGCTGTGCCGAGTTCAGGCTGCGTAGAGATTCAGAGCTATGAAACTGCACGGATGAGTTCAGGGTGCCCATGTTGCTCTTCTCAGAAACATTCATGCCTGAATCTTTGCTCAAATCTGGCATTGAAAAGCGAGACAAGTGCTCCTGACGTTTATTCCCGCCGTCTACAGAGGTACCTGCGGACAGAATACACATCATTAGCAAACTATATCGTGATGATAGTTTTATTACCAACCAATATATCTTGACAAATACCTGTAGCGTTAGACAAAGCCAGCGACTCCATCGAGCCATGTGGAGTTTGGTCCTGTGCCACGAGCTGTTCGCTAAAGCTAAGTGCACTGATAGGGTTCCTGCTACGGCCCATCTGCTGACCCGCCTCCTTCTCCCTCTGGAACACGTGCAAGCTTACGGAGCGTTTATCTATGAAGCTATTATGTGGAACCTCTTGAAAGCTCATCTGTGTCCTCAGATTTGGTGGGTAATAGTCCTCTGGTCCTGGCTGGAACCAGTTTTCATTCAAAGACTTTCCTTTTAGAGCAGATATTGGGGGTCTTTTGGAAGCCACGGGCTTTGGATCGGTCAGGTGACCAGGAGACGGATTCGGAGAATAGCAAGTCCGGATGTTGCACTGACTGAGCAGATGAAGAGGATTGGAAAGTTCATTATGGCTCTCGTGCCCATACACGTCAGCCTGCGGGTTCCAGGATGGAGAGTCTCGGGTAAGGCTGGGGCTTTGACTGGAAAGACTAAGC from Paramisgurnus dabryanus chromosome 14, PD_genome_1.1, whole genome shotgun sequence encodes:
- the prickle2b gene encoding prickle-like protein 2b isoform X1; the encoded protein is MFPRSLKKINASRSPTVFDSLDRGQPCTVCGEQCPGFILHKWRKICLHCKCSREDHVVTVMPLEMEKTVTKLMYDFQRNSTSDDDSGCALEEYAWVPPGLKPEQVHQYYSSLPEEKVPYVNSPGEKHRIKQLLHQLPPHDNEVRYCNGLDDEEKRELKLFSNQRKRENLGRGNVRPFPVTMTGAICEQCGGQINGGDIAVFASRAGHGLCWHPQCFVCSMCDELLVDLIYFYQDGKIFCGRHHAERLKPRCSACDEIIFADECTEAEGRHWHMKHFCCFECETVLGGQRYIMKEGRPYCCTCFESLYAEYCDSCGEHIGIDQGQMTYDGQHWHATEDCFSCARCKKSLLGRPFLPKQGQIFCSRACSIGEDQNGSDSADSAFQSARSREARRSSSKSNRNTAGAGGETSQGGDGRYSGDVDPLSMQMDLLSLSSQSPSLTRDSPSWNPQADVYGHESHNELSNPLHLLSQCNIRTCYSPNPSPGHLTDPKPVASKRPPISALKGKSLNENWFQPGPEDYYPPNLRTQMSFQEVPHNSFIDKRSVSLHVFQREKEAGQQMGRSRNPISALSFSEQLVAQDQTPHGSMESLALSNATGTSVDGGNKRQEHLSRFSMPDLSKDSGMNVSEKSNMGTLNSSVQFHSSESLRSLNSAQPYLELEVPVQVKFPRQYSHERLGINALPSGFTYQEEDRISLVNSANNARLPPMSDRTRRRTINQEEPRRRHHHHRSRRSRRSRSENALNLAAERCPPPRRSQLHLHEDYDQFPPPRGYRGLQSSGSASRLRQQPFRPCPRTTSDLTLQNPAVHRHQGPYSWDQYDYDDDWCSTCSSSSESEDEGYFLGEPIPRPVQLRYMTSEDLLRKYNSSGLGASGQFESRGQLHTRKRRKSKNCIIS
- the prickle2b gene encoding prickle-like protein 2b isoform X2 translates to MPLEMEKTVTKLMYDFQRNSTSDDDSGCALEEYAWVPPGLKPEQVHQYYSSLPEEKVPYVNSPGEKHRIKQLLHQLPPHDNEVRYCNGLDDEEKRELKLFSNQRKRENLGRGNVRPFPVTMTGAICEQCGGQINGGDIAVFASRAGHGLCWHPQCFVCSMCDELLVDLIYFYQDGKIFCGRHHAERLKPRCSACDEIIFADECTEAEGRHWHMKHFCCFECETVLGGQRYIMKEGRPYCCTCFESLYAEYCDSCGEHIGIDQGQMTYDGQHWHATEDCFSCARCKKSLLGRPFLPKQGQIFCSRACSIGEDQNGSDSADSAFQSARSREARRSSSKSNRNTAGAGGETSQGGDGRYSGDVDPLSMQMDLLSLSSQSPSLTRDSPSWNPQADVYGHESHNELSNPLHLLSQCNIRTCYSPNPSPGHLTDPKPVASKRPPISALKGKSLNENWFQPGPEDYYPPNLRTQMSFQEVPHNSFIDKRSVSLHVFQREKEAGQQMGRSRNPISALSFSEQLVAQDQTPHGSMESLALSNATGTSVDGGNKRQEHLSRFSMPDLSKDSGMNVSEKSNMGTLNSSVQFHSSESLRSLNSAQPYLELEVPVQVKFPRQYSHERLGINALPSGFTYQEEDRISLVNSANNARLPPMSDRTRRRTINQEEPRRRHHHHRSRRSRRSRSENALNLAAERCPPPRRSQLHLHEDYDQFPPPRGYRGLQSSGSASRLRQQPFRPCPRTTSDLTLQNPAVHRHQGPYSWDQYDYDDDWCSTCSSSSESEDEGYFLGEPIPRPVQLRYMTSEDLLRKYNSSGLGASGQFESRGQLHTRKRRKSKNCIIS